The Paracoccus sp. SMMA_5_TC region TGCCGCAGTTCCCCGGCCGCGATGCCATAGGCGTTGTCGTCCTGCATGATGCGCTCCTTTGCCTTTTGCACGCGGAATAGGCGGTCTTGCGGGCGGGCGCAATCGCCGCTAGGCCGGGCCCGCACAGACGGAGGCAGGGATGACGATCTGGGACGGGCTGATCTGGGGTGGTGCTGCGTTGACAACGTTGGGGCTGGCCGCGCTGGCCTGGTGCATCATTACCGTGGCGCGCGCAAAGGCACGTGTGCGCGATGATGCGCAGATGCGGACAATCATGCGCAAGGTGGTGGCCGTGAACATGGCGGCGCTGGCGGCATCGGTCTTTGGGCTGATGTTCGTGGTCCTGGGCATCATGTTGGGGCGCTAGGATGCGCGCACTGATCCAGAGGGTATCGCAGGCGGCGGTGGCGATCGGGGATCGCCGGATTGCCGAGATCGGGCCCGGCCTTCTGGTGCTGGTCTGCGCCATGCAGGGCGATGCTGACGAGGCCGCCGACAAGCTGGCGGCCCGGATCGCACGGTTGCGCATCTTTCGCGACGACGCCGGCAAGATGAACCGCTCGGTTCAGGATATCGGCGGCGCGATCCTGGTGGTCAGCCAGTTCACCCTGGCCGCGGATACCCGCACCGGCAACCGCCCCGGCTTTTCCAGCGCCGAAGGCCCCGCCCGGGGCGAGGCGCTGTATCTGCGTTTCGCCCAGGCGCTGCGCGATCTGGACCTGCCGGTGCAGACCGGCGAATTCGGCGCCGACATGGCGGTGTCGCTGGTCAATGACGGGCCGGTGACGATCTGGATGGATTCGACCGATCGCAACTGACTGCCCGATTGCGGTTGACTTTTGCCGGCAAACCGCCCATGTGCTGCGGGTTGCCGTTCGCTGCCGCGTGAGCAGCCGTCGCGCACTGCGCCTCAGGTCGGCCACATTTTCCCGGTTTCCCATTCACGCGGGGAGGCTTGCGGGCTCTGCGTATCGCGCCCGCCCCTCGCAACCTGCCGCGCCTTGACTGCGTGGCCCCTTGTCCTGTGCGCCGATACGCGGGCGTCAGGACCGAAAGACATGATGACCAACGAAACGAACCGCCCGCAACGCGCCGGAAATCCGCAGCACCGCACCCCGGGCAAACCGCGCTTCCGCGCCGAAAAACCCAATACCAACCACCGTCGCCACCGCGCCGAGCCGGAAGAAAAATTCATCCGCCGCGCGATTCCCGACATCGACACCGCCTTCACCCGCATGGGCATCGATGCGCGGGTGGCGATCAACCTGCCCCCCATGGGGATCGAGGCGCCCTCGCCCATCCAGGAAAAATCCATCCCCGGCATCGTCGCCGGCCGCGACCTGCTGGGCCTGGCGCAGACCGGCACCGGCAAGACCGCAGCCTTTGGCCTGCCGATGCTGACGCGGCTGCTGAACAATGGCCGCCGACCGGATCCCCGGACCTGCCACGCCCTGATCCTGGCGCCCACCCGCGAACTGGCCACCCAGATCGCCGAGAACATCGACCTTTACGCCGCTGGCACGCCGATCCGCCAGTTCCGGGTCGTCGGCGGCGCCTCGATCAATGTCCAGATCGGCCGGCTCGAACGCGGCGTCGACGTGCTGATCGCCACGCCCGGCCGTCTGATCGACCTGATCGAACGCGGCGCCGTCGACCTGTCGCAGACCCGCTATCTGGTGCTGGACGAGGCCGACCAGATGCTGGACATCGGCTTCATCCACGCCCTGCGCCGTATTGCGAAAATGCTGCCCAGGGAACGCCAGACGATGTTGTTTTCCGCCACCATGCCCAAGCTGATGGAGGAATTGGCCGAAAGCTATCTGACCGATCCGCTGAAGGTCGCGGTGAACCCGCCCGGCCAGGCGGCCGAAAAGATCGCGCAAGGCGTGCATTTCGTCAATCAGGGCGACAAGGCGACACTGCTGGCCGAATATCTGGGCAAGCACCGGGACGAGCTGGCCATCGTGTTCGGCCGCACCAAGCATGGCTCGGAAAAGCTGTCGAAACTGCTCGAAAAATGGGGTTTCCGGGTTGCCGCGATCCATGGCAACAAGTCGCAGGGCCAGCGCGAACGCGCCTTGGCCAGCTTTCGCGCCGGCGAAACCAAGGTGCTGGTCGCCACGGATGTGGCCGCGCGCGGGCTGGATATTCCGCAGGTGGCGCATGTCTACAACTACGACCTGCCCAACGTGCCTGAAAACTATGTCCATCGCATCGGGCGAACCGCCCGCGCCGGCCGCGACGGTCGCGCCATTGCCTTCTGCGCTCCGGCCGAGATCGGCGAGCTGCGCGCTATCGAAAAGGCGATGAAGGCGCAGATCCCGGTCGTGGGCGGCGAGCCGCCCTTCGAGGCCAGCAAGATCCGCGAACGCGGCGGGCCTGCCGCTGGCACGCGCAGTCCGCAACCGGCACGCAAGCGCCCTGCACGCCGCCCCTCGCGTGCGCCCAAGGCCGCGCAGCGCAACTGAGTGCAGGAAAGTGCAGGCTGCCGGTTCGGCTGGCAGCTTGCACAGCCCTGCCCCCGCGGCTATGTGCCGCCATGGCCAAGCTTTATTTCCACTATTCCACCATGAACGCCGGCAAGAGCACCTTGCTCTTGCAGGCGTCCTACAATTACCGCGAACGCGGCATGCAGACGCTGCTGTTGACCGCCGGCCTTGACGATCGTGCGGGCCCCGACCGCATCGCCAGCCGCATCGGCATTTCGGAACCCGCCCTTGGCTTTGCCCCGGACACCGATCTATTGGCATTGATTCAGGCTGAAGGCCGCGATTGCGCCTGCATCTTTGTCGACGAAGCACAGTTCCTGACCCGTGAACAGGTCTGGCAACTGGCGCGGGTGGCTGACGATCTGGATCAGCCCGTGATGTGCTATGGACTGCGGGTCGATTTCCGCGGCGAGCTTTTCGCCGGGTCGGCGGCGCTGCTGGCCTGGGCAGACGATCTGCGCGAGGTGCGCACTATCTGCCATTGCGGCCGTAAGGCGACCATGGTGGTGCGCCAGGACGACAAGGGGCGGGTGATGCGCGATGGCGCCCAGGTGCAGATCGGTGGCAACGAGGCCTATACAGCCCTGTGTCGTCGCCACTGGCGCGCGGCGGTGGGAGATCTCTGACCCGCCCCCTGGCAACTGCCGCTCAGAAAACAGGGGCCGCCCAGATGGACGGCCCCGCAACGGTGCATCTGACGATAACGATCAGCCGACCAGTTCCAGACCCGAAAAGAAGAAGGCGATTTCTTCCTTGGCGGTTTCGGGGG contains the following coding sequences:
- the dtd gene encoding D-aminoacyl-tRNA deacylase; amino-acid sequence: MRALIQRVSQAAVAIGDRRIAEIGPGLLVLVCAMQGDADEAADKLAARIARLRIFRDDAGKMNRSVQDIGGAILVVSQFTLAADTRTGNRPGFSSAEGPARGEALYLRFAQALRDLDLPVQTGEFGADMAVSLVNDGPVTIWMDSTDRN
- a CDS encoding DEAD/DEAH box helicase; the encoded protein is MMTNETNRPQRAGNPQHRTPGKPRFRAEKPNTNHRRHRAEPEEKFIRRAIPDIDTAFTRMGIDARVAINLPPMGIEAPSPIQEKSIPGIVAGRDLLGLAQTGTGKTAAFGLPMLTRLLNNGRRPDPRTCHALILAPTRELATQIAENIDLYAAGTPIRQFRVVGGASINVQIGRLERGVDVLIATPGRLIDLIERGAVDLSQTRYLVLDEADQMLDIGFIHALRRIAKMLPRERQTMLFSATMPKLMEELAESYLTDPLKVAVNPPGQAAEKIAQGVHFVNQGDKATLLAEYLGKHRDELAIVFGRTKHGSEKLSKLLEKWGFRVAAIHGNKSQGQRERALASFRAGETKVLVATDVAARGLDIPQVAHVYNYDLPNVPENYVHRIGRTARAGRDGRAIAFCAPAEIGELRAIEKAMKAQIPVVGGEPPFEASKIRERGGPAAGTRSPQPARKRPARRPSRAPKAAQRN
- a CDS encoding thymidine kinase, which codes for MAKLYFHYSTMNAGKSTLLLQASYNYRERGMQTLLLTAGLDDRAGPDRIASRIGISEPALGFAPDTDLLALIQAEGRDCACIFVDEAQFLTREQVWQLARVADDLDQPVMCYGLRVDFRGELFAGSAALLAWADDLREVRTICHCGRKATMVVRQDDKGRVMRDGAQVQIGGNEAYTALCRRHWRAAVGDL